The Streptomyces spororaveus genome includes a region encoding these proteins:
- a CDS encoding MarR family winged helix-turn-helix transcriptional regulator, with the protein MTATDSALTALSQGWCALSLLHGRIEAHIERALQAGHGLSVREYSLLDVLSRQHNGPGGHLRMHQVADSVVLSQSATTRLVSRLEDRGLLNRYICDTDRRGIYTDVSEAGLALLAAARPTNDTALREALDEASHTPELAPLVAAVENLRG; encoded by the coding sequence ATGACGGCCACGGACAGCGCGCTCACCGCCCTCTCCCAGGGCTGGTGCGCCCTCTCCCTCCTGCACGGGCGGATAGAGGCGCACATCGAACGGGCCCTGCAGGCCGGCCACGGCCTCAGCGTGCGCGAGTACTCGCTGCTCGACGTCCTCAGCCGCCAGCACAACGGCCCCGGCGGGCACCTGCGGATGCACCAGGTCGCCGACTCGGTGGTGCTCAGCCAGAGCGCGACGACCCGGCTGGTGAGCAGGCTGGAGGACCGCGGCCTGCTGAACCGCTACATCTGCGACACCGACCGGCGGGGCATCTACACCGACGTGAGCGAGGCGGGCCTGGCCCTGCTGGCCGCGGCCCGCCCCACCAACGACACCGCCCTGCGCGAGGCCCTGGACGAGGCCTCGCACACACCGGAACTCGCGCCGCTGGTCGCGGCGGTGGAGAACCTCCGGGGCTGA